One stretch of Daphnia pulicaria isolate SC F1-1A chromosome 8, SC_F0-13Bv2, whole genome shotgun sequence DNA includes these proteins:
- the LOC124311543 gene encoding general transcription factor IIH subunit 5-like, producing MVNVTKGILVECDAAMKQLLLHLDETHALGNKFIVQDLDETHVFIAPEYLEVLQSRIDDLMDRISFPLAEREIE from the exons ATGGTAAACGTAACTAAAGGAATTCTG GTTGAATGTGATGCTGCTATGAAACAATTGCTTCTTCATTTAGACGAGACACATGCTCTAGGCAACAAATTCATAGTTCAAGATTTGGATGAAACTCACGTTTTcatt GCACCTGAATATCTGGAAGTTTTGCAGTCTAGAATTGATGATTTGATGGACAGGATCAGTTTTCCTTTGGCAGAAAGAGAAATTGAGTAA